A single Defluviitalea saccharophila DNA region contains:
- a CDS encoding branched-chain amino acid ABC transporter permease, whose amino-acid sequence MKTSKKLIYSLILAVVVLALLFFLEANKAKYGMAYTVLTKGIILAVVAVSMNLVTGFTGLFSLGQAGFMAIGAYVTAIFLIPLNSIEEVYYISGVSPAILTFKAWLESTPIWFQAMLPYIALIAGGLVAALFAALIGIPVLRLKSDYLAIATLGFSEIMRAIISSPQMDTITNGSYGLKKIQGFSSLIQVFLIAAICITFMIFLIRSTYGRAFKAIREDEIAAEAMGINLFKHKSLSFIIGSFFAAVSGGMLAMFMRSIDAKTFTVALTYDILLIVVVGGIGSITGSILSSLLVTASKEWWLRFFDSPLYIGSFQVPLFKTGFRMVIFSVVLLLIVLFYQRGLMGRNEFTWEGLARAFNKLKSKSSNKGGSKIA is encoded by the coding sequence ATGAAGACATCAAAAAAACTGATTTACTCTTTAATTCTTGCAGTCGTAGTTCTTGCTTTACTTTTCTTTCTTGAAGCCAACAAGGCTAAGTATGGAATGGCTTATACAGTATTAACAAAAGGTATTATATTAGCGGTAGTTGCAGTTTCTATGAATCTTGTTACAGGATTTACCGGACTTTTCTCTTTAGGTCAAGCCGGTTTTATGGCAATTGGCGCTTATGTTACTGCTATTTTTCTCATTCCTTTAAATAGTATAGAAGAAGTATATTATATAAGTGGTGTTTCACCAGCAATTCTTACATTTAAAGCCTGGTTGGAATCTACTCCGATTTGGTTCCAGGCAATGCTCCCATATATAGCCTTAATTGCAGGAGGATTGGTGGCAGCTTTATTTGCAGCATTAATCGGAATTCCTGTATTAAGATTAAAAAGCGATTATCTTGCAATCGCAACCCTGGGCTTCTCTGAAATCATGAGAGCAATCATTTCAAGTCCACAAATGGATACCATAACCAATGGCTCCTATGGACTTAAGAAGATTCAGGGATTTTCTTCATTGATTCAAGTATTTCTAATTGCTGCAATATGTATTACATTCATGATCTTTTTGATTCGCAGTACCTACGGACGAGCTTTTAAAGCAATACGAGAAGATGAAATTGCTGCCGAAGCTATGGGAATTAACCTTTTTAAGCATAAATCATTATCTTTTATCATAGGATCTTTCTTCGCTGCTGTCAGCGGAGGAATGCTTGCGATGTTTATGCGTTCTATCGACGCAAAAACCTTTACTGTAGCTTTAACATACGATATTTTACTGATTGTAGTTGTTGGCGGAATCGGCAGTATTACGGGAAGCATACTCTCTTCCCTTCTGGTGACCGCAAGTAAAGAGTGGTGGCTCCGTTTCTTTGACAGTCCCTTGTATATTGGAAGTTTTCAGGTGCCACTTTTCAAAACAGGATTCCGTATGGTTATTTTCTCAGTAGTATTACTCTTAATTGTACTCTTCTATCAGAGAGGGCTTATGGGAAGAAATGAATTTACATGGGAAGGCCTTGCAAGAGCTTTCAATAAGCTAAAATCGAAGTCCTCTAATAAAGGAGGTTCAAAAATTGCCTAA
- a CDS encoding ABC transporter ATP-binding protein, protein MKEVQKLPKNILRLEDITMQFGGVVAIDNLSLEVNENEIVSLIGPNGAGKTTAFNVITGVYAPTNGAVYFKDQLIVSNFPKGPMKKIYAGQNNGKYTTTIKKTPDQITKLNVARTFQNIRLFKDLTAFENVLIAKHMRSKANWFSATLCLNHKEEQKMREEALELLDILGLIDVKDEIASSLPYGQQRHLEIARALATEPELLLLDEPAAGMNPQETHELTAFIHDIRSKFNLTVFMIEHHMDLVMEISDRIYVLDFGKLIASGVPEEIQNNQHVIDAYLGVPEDDEE, encoded by the coding sequence ATAAAGGAGGTTCAAAAATTGCCTAAAAATATTTTAAGACTAGAAGATATCACAATGCAATTTGGCGGTGTAGTTGCGATAGATAATTTATCATTAGAGGTCAACGAAAATGAAATCGTTTCCCTAATTGGACCTAATGGTGCAGGGAAAACAACTGCTTTTAATGTTATTACTGGTGTCTATGCTCCTACCAATGGTGCCGTATACTTTAAAGATCAATTAATTGTTAGTAATTTTCCTAAAGGGCCTATGAAAAAGATTTATGCAGGTCAAAATAACGGGAAATACACAACTACTATAAAGAAAACTCCGGATCAAATAACAAAACTTAATGTAGCACGTACATTTCAAAACATTCGACTTTTTAAAGATTTAACAGCCTTTGAAAACGTATTAATTGCAAAGCATATGCGTTCTAAGGCAAATTGGTTTTCTGCCACTCTATGTCTAAATCATAAAGAAGAACAGAAAATGCGAGAAGAAGCTTTAGAACTTTTAGATATCTTAGGCTTGATTGATGTAAAAGATGAAATCGCCAGCTCCCTGCCCTATGGTCAGCAGCGACACTTAGAAATTGCCAGAGCTCTTGCTACAGAACCAGAACTATTATTATTAGATGAGCCGGCTGCAGGGATGAATCCTCAGGAAACCCATGAACTAACTGCATTTATCCATGATATACGTTCAAAGTTTAACTTAACTGTTTTCATGATTGAGCATCATATGGATTTGGTTATGGAGATTTCTGATCGTATCTATGTATTGGATTTTGGAAAATTAATTGCTTCTGGAGTTCCGGAGGAAATACAAAACAATCAGCATGTTATAGACGCGTATTTGGGGGTACCGGAAGATGACGAAGAATAA
- a CDS encoding DUF6485 family protein → MSCNPKINCTCTYASCSRHGKCCECIAYHKRNGEVPGCLFSAAGERTYDRSIENLYNDYKNR, encoded by the coding sequence ATGAGCTGTAATCCTAAGATCAACTGTACATGTACATATGCATCCTGTTCAAGACATGGGAAATGCTGTGAATGCATAGCTTATCATAAAAGAAACGGAGAAGTTCCCGGCTGCTTATTCTCAGCAGCTGGCGAAAGAACCTATGACCGTTCAATTGAAAATCTTTATAATGACTATAAAAACAGATAA
- a CDS encoding branched-chain amino acid ABC transporter permease: MTLSTLFQHILTGISLGGAYALIAIGYTMVYGILRLINFAHGDIFMMAGYFMIFAMVSLPWQIAIPLVCILTIVLGVVIERVAYKPLRSAPRMSIMISAIAISYLLQNLATYLFTALPRAFPEIPFLKKIFQIGNVSSSLVTFVTPVLTILLVVGLIFLINHTKIGMAMRAVSKDFETAQLMGIRINNVISATFAIGSFLAAVGAILYFTDRMSVTPFSGMLPGLKCFVAAVLGGIGSIPGAMVGGFIIGLCETILVALGYSTFSDAFTFTLLIIILLFRPTGLFGEKIIDKV, translated from the coding sequence ATGACTTTATCGACTTTATTTCAGCATATTTTGACAGGCATATCCTTGGGCGGTGCATATGCGTTGATTGCTATTGGTTATACCATGGTATATGGTATTCTTAGATTAATCAACTTTGCCCATGGAGATATTTTTATGATGGCAGGATATTTTATGATTTTTGCGATGGTAAGTCTTCCATGGCAAATTGCAATTCCACTGGTATGTATATTAACAATTGTATTAGGTGTGGTTATTGAGCGTGTTGCTTACAAACCTCTTCGCTCAGCACCTCGTATGTCGATTATGATTTCGGCTATTGCTATATCTTATTTGCTTCAGAATTTAGCAACATATTTATTTACGGCACTTCCCCGTGCTTTTCCGGAAATACCGTTCCTTAAGAAAATATTCCAAATAGGAAATGTATCTTCTTCTTTGGTTACTTTTGTTACACCTGTACTGACCATTCTTTTGGTTGTTGGTCTAATATTTTTAATAAACCATACCAAAATTGGTATGGCGATGCGAGCAGTATCAAAGGATTTTGAAACAGCACAGCTAATGGGAATTCGTATAAATAACGTTATTAGTGCAACCTTTGCAATTGGTTCTTTCTTGGCGGCCGTGGGTGCTATTCTTTACTTTACAGATCGTATGTCTGTAACGCCCTTTAGTGGTATGCTTCCAGGATTAAAATGTTTCGTAGCTGCAGTTCTTGGTGGAATCGGCAGTATTCCCGGTGCTATGGTGGGTGGCTTTATTATAGGACTATGTGAGACAATTCTGGTTGCATTGGGATATTCTACATTTAGCGATGCATTTACATTTACACTATTAATTATTATACTATTGTTCCGTCCGACAGGATTGTTCGGCGAAAAAATTATCGATAAGGTATAG
- a CDS encoding glutathione peroxidase: MKIYDYTVKKVDGSEVSLRDYEGKVLLIVNTATGCGFTPQYEGLEMLYKKYKDRGFEILDFPCNQFLNQAPGTNEEIVSFCKTNFNTSFETFAKIEVNGENADPLYKILKHEAPKDIDNGQMEGLREKLKGKFSVAENEIQWNFTKFLIDREGNVAGRFAPTVSPEELEGHIEKLL; the protein is encoded by the coding sequence ATGAAAATATATGATTATACTGTAAAAAAGGTGGATGGATCAGAGGTTTCATTAAGAGATTATGAAGGAAAAGTACTGCTGATTGTTAATACTGCTACGGGCTGCGGTTTTACGCCTCAATATGAAGGATTAGAAATGCTTTATAAAAAATATAAGGACAGAGGATTTGAAATCCTGGACTTCCCCTGCAATCAGTTTCTAAACCAGGCTCCCGGAACCAATGAAGAAATTGTAAGCTTCTGCAAAACCAATTTTAATACCAGCTTTGAAACTTTTGCAAAAATAGAGGTAAACGGGGAAAATGCAGATCCTCTTTATAAAATTTTAAAACATGAGGCGCCAAAGGACATAGATAATGGCCAAATGGAAGGACTACGAGAAAAACTAAAAGGAAAGTTCTCAGTAGCTGAGAATGAGATTCAGTGGAACTTTACCAAATTTCTTATCGATAGAGAAGGGAATGTTGCAGGCAGATTCGCTCCAACCGTATCCCCTGAAGAATTAGAGGGTCATATTGAAAAGCTACTATAA
- a CDS encoding methyl-accepting chemotaxis protein produces the protein MLKRKTKCYEAHSVTNYVQEKLRGNNIPYPNVTHGPHIFILELFEKLLKMGMTNKELLLKLINESAALSNFDVNISFISTELNKFANDLAHSSESNMAVVEQTTASMNEVSHAINNHTSILEDLSIKSHSLMDGNRDTLRLLEEINQIKAIVLKNSEIMSQKIGLLEEISTKMDHIVAGVGSIAEQTNLLALNASIEAARAGEHGKGFSVVAEEIRKLASDTKIKLEDMQIFTGNIRNATKEGMESVNNTISSMSDMSQKLEVVNRSFKESVNHLEMTVKSISELASMMEQINASSEEISAAMNVVATESENISQMARRVSEDSQKAHKYANNIGKVDDNISYIVKQLMETVNDGTHPLSNKDFIANIEEATIAHTKWIETLKKMVQEQQVIPIQTNGHKCKFGHFYHSIEISHPDIKNDWEKIDSIHNNLHNLAHDIINAIEQKNQNLCIRTLKNAEQMSGEIIKILNSIIEKVKEMDQQGINVF, from the coding sequence ATGCTAAAAAGAAAAACAAAATGTTATGAAGCTCATTCCGTTACAAATTATGTTCAAGAGAAATTAAGAGGCAATAACATACCATATCCTAATGTTACCCATGGTCCCCATATATTTATCTTAGAGTTGTTTGAAAAACTTTTAAAAATGGGAATGACGAATAAAGAACTTCTTCTCAAATTGATCAATGAATCAGCTGCTTTGAGTAATTTTGATGTAAATATATCTTTTATATCAACGGAATTAAATAAATTTGCCAATGATTTAGCCCATTCCAGTGAATCCAATATGGCAGTAGTTGAACAAACAACCGCCAGTATGAATGAAGTGAGCCATGCTATTAATAACCATACGAGTATTTTAGAAGACCTGTCGATAAAATCCCATAGTTTAATGGATGGAAACAGGGATACATTGCGTTTATTAGAAGAAATCAATCAAATTAAAGCCATCGTATTAAAGAATTCAGAGATTATGTCTCAGAAAATTGGATTGCTAGAAGAAATCTCTACTAAAATGGATCATATCGTTGCCGGAGTAGGCTCTATTGCAGAGCAGACAAATTTATTGGCACTTAATGCCAGCATTGAAGCAGCGAGGGCAGGAGAGCATGGGAAAGGATTTTCTGTGGTCGCCGAAGAAATTAGAAAACTGGCTTCAGATACCAAGATTAAACTGGAAGATATGCAAATATTCACTGGGAATATAAGAAATGCAACTAAAGAAGGAATGGAAAGCGTAAATAATACTATTTCTTCTATGTCAGATATGTCTCAAAAACTGGAAGTAGTTAACCGTTCTTTCAAAGAAAGTGTTAATCACTTGGAAATGACTGTGAAAAGTATTTCGGAATTAGCCAGTATGATGGAACAAATTAATGCTTCCTCAGAAGAAATTTCTGCGGCAATGAATGTCGTTGCAACAGAATCGGAAAATATTAGCCAGATGGCAAGAAGAGTCTCTGAAGATTCGCAGAAGGCCCATAAATATGCCAACAATATTGGAAAAGTGGATGACAATATTTCTTATATCGTTAAACAGTTAATGGAAACCGTAAATGATGGAACGCACCCATTATCAAACAAAGACTTTATAGCCAATATAGAGGAAGCTACAATAGCTCATACAAAATGGATAGAAACATTAAAGAAAATGGTTCAGGAGCAACAAGTAATACCAATTCAAACGAATGGTCATAAATGTAAGTTTGGACATTTTTATCATTCAATAGAAATTAGCCATCCGGATATTAAAAATGACTGGGAAAAAATTGATTCCATACATAATAATTTACATAATCTTGCACATGACATTATTAATGCCATTGAACAAAAAAATCAAAATCTATGCATACGCACTTTAAAAAATGCTGAGCAAATGTCTGGTGAAATTATTAAGATATTAAATTCAATTATAGAGAAAGTAAAAGAAATGGATCAGCAAGGTATAAATGTATTTTAG
- a CDS encoding tyrosine-type recombinase/integrase, whose translation MNLPIIQENHYDSIEPLYSDQFPVPCDISDDSMLIELWLDQKAQTSRKTYRKIVDEYILFINSLGIEKLKDVGVYNANNYKQALEAHVKENGKSLAPSTISQRINTISSLYTFGKDSGYFSVNPFRLLKKPKFDNKNQHKFLSMKEVDLLLKSLKASSSNKILSNRNYTIGVMLLFTGLRINELLSINWGNFYIDHANNIGVHIKGKGTEWRVVKIRKDLWFHIVQYRRDFGLAYDIDPNNHEPLFVNIHGDRLSYSYVRKLLEQATMNVGIKKKVTPHWFRHTSASLALMNGADINRVKDQFGWKNLLTPSRYLHNLKELDETATDFIPIKI comes from the coding sequence ATGAATTTACCTATCATTCAAGAAAATCATTATGATTCCATCGAGCCATTATATAGTGATCAATTTCCAGTTCCTTGTGATATTTCAGATGATTCTATGTTGATTGAATTATGGCTGGATCAAAAAGCTCAGACCTCTCGAAAGACATATCGAAAAATTGTTGACGAGTACATATTATTTATAAATAGTTTAGGAATAGAAAAACTTAAAGATGTTGGAGTTTATAATGCCAATAATTATAAACAGGCCCTTGAGGCACATGTTAAAGAAAATGGTAAGTCTCTCGCCCCTTCAACGATTTCTCAGAGAATTAATACGATCAGCAGCTTGTATACCTTCGGAAAGGATTCTGGCTATTTTTCAGTAAATCCTTTTAGGCTTCTAAAGAAACCAAAATTTGATAATAAGAATCAGCATAAGTTTCTCTCTATGAAAGAAGTAGATTTATTATTAAAATCTTTAAAAGCCAGCAGCAGCAATAAAATCCTTTCTAATAGAAACTATACAATAGGCGTGATGCTGCTTTTTACGGGGTTAAGAATCAACGAGCTTCTTTCTATTAATTGGGGTAATTTTTATATTGATCATGCTAATAATATTGGTGTTCATATCAAGGGAAAAGGAACAGAATGGCGAGTTGTAAAAATAAGAAAAGATTTATGGTTCCATATCGTACAGTATAGAAGGGACTTTGGCCTGGCTTATGATATAGATCCTAATAATCATGAACCGCTTTTTGTAAATATCCATGGAGATCGATTGTCTTATTCCTATGTTAGAAAGCTATTAGAACAAGCCACAATGAACGTAGGAATTAAGAAAAAAGTTACCCCCCACTGGTTTAGACATACTTCTGCCAGTTTGGCGTTAATGAATGGGGCCGATATCAACAGAGTAAAAGATCAATTTGGGTGGAAAAACCTTCTTACTCCCTCAAGGTATCTGCACAATTTAAAGGAATTAGATGAAACCGCAACAGATTTTATACCTATAAAAATATAA
- a CDS encoding CoA-disulfide reductase: protein MSRKILIVGGVAGGASAAARLRRLDETLEIILFEKGEYISFANCGLPYYIGGSIEDRDMLFVQTPEEMKERFNIDVRVRNEVIAVDGENRKVKVKNHITNTVYEETYDDLILSPGSKPLRPSIPGIDAKNIFTLWNIPDVDAIQKYILENNPRNAVVVGGGFIGLEMAENLYNRDIHVSIIEAADQVMGPMDYDMASLIHHHILSKNVHLYLGNGVKEFISEGKSTKVILNDGKFIDADLIILSIGVRPNTEFLRDSSIELNERGGIKVNEYLETSVPHIYAVGDAIEVEDFVNQSITMIPLAGPANKQGRIVANNIAGRREKYHGTQGTSIAKVFDLTVASTGNNEKTLKLKGIPYITSVIEAKSHAGYYPGALPMTIKLIFSSNGKILGAQIIGYDGVDKRIDVIAAALRFEKSVFDLEELELAYAPPYSSAKDPVNMAGYVASNILNNDMEILHWYEIEKLDLSQSIILDIREKIERELGYIPNSYHIPLNSLRKRMNELPKDKEIIVYCQVGLRGYIAYRMLIQNGFNKVRNLIGGYKFYDTIVTTQKKLKNQSYGLGEGEMKNQDQNKQEVHNTETRDIKSNQFHAGAIVQLNACGLSCPGPIMKVYQKMNELKSGDILEVTATDPGFANDIKTWAEKTGNTCLSIDTNGSNIIARIQKGTSEASNGSCLIQPLKDHKTIVVFSGDLDKAIASFIIANGAASMGKKVTMFFTFWGLNILRKDQYVPVNKDMKSKMFGMMMPRGSRKLGLSKMNMFGMGSKMIRRVMQKKNISSLEQLIEQANQNGIKLMACQMSMDVMGIQKDELIDGVEIGGVATYLGEAEDSNVNLFI from the coding sequence ATGTCGAGAAAGATATTAATTGTTGGAGGCGTTGCCGGAGGAGCAAGTGCTGCTGCCCGGCTTAGACGATTAGATGAAACCCTGGAAATCATATTGTTTGAAAAAGGAGAGTATATTTCTTTTGCGAACTGCGGCCTTCCATATTATATAGGAGGCTCCATTGAAGACAGAGATATGCTTTTTGTTCAAACGCCGGAGGAAATGAAAGAGAGATTTAATATTGATGTAAGGGTAAGAAACGAAGTTATAGCTGTTGATGGAGAAAATAGAAAAGTAAAAGTTAAAAACCATATAACCAATACAGTTTATGAAGAAACTTATGACGATTTAATTCTATCACCTGGATCTAAACCACTACGGCCCTCAATTCCCGGTATTGATGCCAAGAATATTTTTACCCTTTGGAATATACCTGATGTGGATGCCATACAAAAGTATATTTTAGAAAATAATCCACGAAATGCCGTTGTGGTGGGGGGTGGATTTATTGGGCTTGAAATGGCCGAAAATCTCTACAATAGAGATATACATGTGTCCATTATAGAAGCTGCTGATCAGGTTATGGGGCCAATGGATTATGATATGGCATCTTTAATTCATCATCATATTTTATCTAAAAATGTTCATCTATATTTAGGCAATGGGGTAAAAGAATTTATATCTGAGGGGAAAAGTACAAAAGTAATCCTGAATGATGGAAAATTCATAGATGCGGACCTTATCATACTATCCATAGGGGTTAGACCCAATACAGAGTTTTTAAGAGACTCCTCTATAGAATTAAATGAAAGAGGAGGAATTAAAGTTAATGAATACCTAGAGACTTCTGTACCCCATATTTATGCTGTGGGAGATGCCATAGAAGTTGAGGACTTTGTCAATCAATCCATTACAATGATTCCTCTGGCAGGTCCGGCAAATAAACAAGGCAGGATAGTGGCGAACAATATTGCAGGTCGCCGTGAAAAGTATCATGGCACTCAAGGTACTTCTATAGCCAAGGTTTTTGATTTAACGGTTGCTTCCACAGGGAATAATGAAAAAACATTAAAATTAAAGGGTATTCCTTATATCACATCTGTTATTGAAGCTAAATCCCATGCAGGATATTATCCTGGTGCCCTGCCTATGACGATTAAATTAATTTTTAGTTCCAATGGAAAAATATTAGGTGCTCAAATCATCGGATACGATGGGGTGGATAAAAGAATTGATGTGATTGCTGCAGCCCTTCGCTTTGAAAAAAGTGTATTTGATTTAGAAGAGCTGGAATTGGCTTATGCCCCTCCATATTCTTCTGCTAAAGATCCAGTAAATATGGCCGGATATGTAGCTTCCAATATTCTTAATAATGACATGGAAATTCTTCATTGGTATGAGATAGAGAAGCTAGATTTGAGTCAATCAATTATTTTAGATATCAGAGAAAAGATAGAACGGGAACTGGGGTATATTCCAAATTCCTATCATATTCCCCTCAATAGTCTTAGAAAAAGAATGAATGAGCTGCCAAAGGACAAAGAAATTATCGTTTATTGTCAGGTAGGTTTAAGAGGTTATATTGCATATAGAATGTTGATTCAAAATGGCTTTAACAAAGTTCGCAATTTAATTGGAGGCTATAAATTTTATGATACGATTGTTACTACGCAAAAAAAGCTCAAGAATCAAAGCTATGGGCTTGGAGAGGGAGAAATGAAGAATCAAGATCAAAATAAGCAAGAAGTGCATAATACAGAAACAAGAGATATAAAGTCTAATCAGTTTCATGCAGGAGCAATTGTTCAATTAAATGCCTGCGGCTTATCCTGTCCTGGACCGATCATGAAGGTTTATCAGAAAATGAATGAACTTAAAAGCGGAGATATTTTGGAAGTCACTGCAACAGATCCGGGGTTTGCCAACGACATTAAAACCTGGGCAGAAAAAACGGGTAATACATGTTTATCCATAGATACTAATGGTTCTAATATTATAGCCAGAATTCAAAAAGGAACGTCTGAAGCATCTAATGGGAGTTGTTTAATCCAGCCCTTAAAAGATCATAAAACCATAGTTGTTTTTAGCGGAGATTTGGATAAAGCCATTGCAAGCTTTATCATTGCCAATGGAGCAGCTTCTATGGGCAAAAAAGTAACCATGTTTTTTACCTTCTGGGGGCTGAATATATTAAGAAAAGATCAGTATGTACCGGTTAATAAAGATATGAAGTCAAAGATGTTTGGAATGATGATGCCAAGAGGCAGCAGAAAATTAGGATTATCCAAAATGAATATGTTTGGCATGGGTTCTAAAATGATTAGAAGGGTTATGCAAAAGAAAAATATTTCATCCTTAGAGCAGCTGATTGAGCAAGCAAATCAAAACGGTATTAAGCTCATGGCCTGCCAAATGTCAATGGATGTAATGGGCATTCAAAAAGATGAACTAATCGATGGGGTAGAAATAGGAGGAGTGGCTACCTATTTAGGAGAAGCAGAAGATTCTAATGTAAATTTATTTATCTAG
- a CDS encoding ABC transporter substrate-binding protein, translated as MLKRKLVALTLGFSLLAGLFTGCSSSPAGNNGGSANGDKVIKIGVFEPLTGENGGGGFQEVLGIRYANKVYPTVDINGETYNIELVEVDNKSDKTEAVSAAQSLIASGVKVVLGSYGSGVSIAAGDFFADAQIPAIGASCTNPQVTLGNDYYFRVCFLDPFQGTVMANYAYQEGAKTAAVITQLGDDYSSGLGSYFVDAFKALAGENAIVSEEQFQTNQTDFKAILTNVKAANPDVIFAPSSIATAPLIIKQARELGITATIMAGDTWENSSIIENAGEHAEGVVLSTFYDEADPATEEAASFVKGFKEFLKENNQSEIIPAVSALGYDAYLVALEAIKQAGSTDSAAIRDALANAQIDGVTGSISFDENGDAKKDMAFIKIVKNGAFEFLKTVTVEN; from the coding sequence ATGTTGAAACGCAAATTAGTAGCTTTAACTCTTGGCTTCTCCTTGCTTGCAGGTTTATTTACGGGTTGCAGCAGCTCCCCTGCAGGTAATAATGGAGGAAGTGCAAATGGCGACAAAGTAATTAAGATTGGTGTATTTGAACCTCTTACTGGTGAAAATGGCGGAGGCGGATTCCAGGAAGTATTAGGTATTCGTTATGCCAACAAGGTTTACCCTACTGTTGATATTAATGGCGAAACCTATAATATTGAATTAGTAGAAGTAGATAACAAAAGTGATAAAACAGAGGCTGTTAGTGCGGCGCAAAGCTTAATTGCTTCTGGCGTTAAGGTTGTTTTAGGTTCCTATGGTTCCGGTGTTTCTATTGCAGCTGGTGATTTCTTTGCAGATGCACAAATCCCTGCAATCGGAGCTTCTTGTACGAACCCTCAAGTAACCTTAGGCAATGATTACTATTTCCGTGTATGTTTCTTAGATCCATTCCAAGGTACTGTAATGGCTAACTATGCATATCAAGAAGGTGCTAAAACAGCAGCAGTTATTACACAGCTTGGGGATGACTATTCATCCGGTCTTGGAAGCTACTTCGTAGATGCTTTCAAAGCTTTAGCTGGTGAAAACGCTATAGTAAGTGAAGAACAATTCCAAACAAACCAAACAGACTTTAAAGCAATCTTAACTAATGTTAAGGCAGCAAACCCAGACGTAATCTTTGCTCCATCTTCCATCGCTACTGCTCCACTGATTATCAAGCAAGCACGTGAACTTGGAATCACAGCTACAATTATGGCTGGGGATACATGGGAAAACTCTTCTATCATTGAAAATGCAGGAGAACATGCAGAAGGCGTTGTTCTTTCAACATTCTATGATGAAGCAGACCCAGCTACCGAAGAAGCTGCTTCCTTCGTAAAAGGCTTTAAAGAGTTCCTGAAAGAAAACAACCAATCTGAAATCATCCCTGCAGTATCTGCTTTAGGTTATGACGCTTACTTAGTTGCACTTGAAGCGATTAAACAAGCAGGTTCTACAGATTCAGCAGCTATTCGTGATGCATTGGCGAATGCTCAGATCGATGGCGTTACTGGTTCCATTTCCTTCGATGAAAATGGGGATGCTAAAAAAGATATGGCATTTATTAAAATAGTTAAGAACGGTGCTTTTGAATTCTTAAAGACAGTAACAGTTGAGAACTAA
- a CDS encoding ABC transporter ATP-binding protein, producing MTKNNLLTIENLSVSYGGIKAVKGINLTVPEGEIVTLIGANGAGKSTILRTIAGLVKPESGKISYRGEDITGISTTSIVEKGITLVPEGRRVFPDLTVLENLKIGAYLRKDNLQEDINRVYRLFPRLQERSWQLAGTLSGGEQQMLAVGRALMSRPKLIMMDEPSLGLAPLIVNDIMNIITTVNKEEGMTILLVEQNANLALRIAHRGYVCETGNITMEGTGMELLNDENVKAAYLGKSKKK from the coding sequence ATGACGAAGAATAATTTATTAACGATTGAAAATCTAAGTGTCTCCTATGGTGGTATCAAAGCAGTAAAAGGCATTAATTTAACGGTGCCGGAAGGTGAAATTGTTACTTTAATTGGTGCCAATGGTGCCGGTAAAAGTACCATTCTGCGAACCATTGCAGGACTTGTTAAACCGGAAAGCGGAAAAATTTCATATCGTGGGGAAGATATTACTGGAATCTCCACTACTTCCATTGTTGAAAAAGGAATTACCTTAGTTCCAGAAGGGCGTCGAGTGTTTCCAGATCTGACGGTATTGGAAAATCTTAAAATCGGTGCATATTTACGAAAAGACAACCTTCAAGAGGATATCAACAGAGTATATAGACTCTTCCCAAGACTTCAGGAGCGTTCATGGCAATTGGCCGGAACCTTGTCCGGTGGAGAGCAACAGATGTTAGCGGTTGGTCGTGCGCTTATGAGCAGACCGAAACTTATTATGATGGATGAGCCTTCTTTAGGTCTTGCACCACTTATTGTAAATGATATAATGAATATCATTACAACAGTAAATAAAGAAGAAGGAATGACCATTTTATTGGTTGAACAAAATGCAAATCTTGCCTTAAGAATCGCTCACCGTGGTTATGTTTGTGAAACAGGAAACATAACGATGGAAGGAACAGGTATGGAATTATTAAATGATGAAAATGTAAAAGCGGCTTATCTTGGAAAATCCAAAAAGAAATAA